Proteins found in one Pseudopipra pipra isolate bDixPip1 chromosome 19, bDixPip1.hap1, whole genome shotgun sequence genomic segment:
- the LOC135424603 gene encoding cytochrome c oxidase assembly protein COX11, mitochondrial, protein MALCGPGWARCARGLRLGALPRCGLWGTRGVRSSNPFTRQQEEEWRRRNRSAVGYIAAAAVGMVGLSYAAVPLYRLYCQATGLGGTTGEGSSAERIESMEPVRDRVIRVTFNADVHSSIQWNFQPQQREIYVVPGETALAFYKAKNPTDKPIIGISTYNVIPFEAGQYFNKIQCFCFEEQRLNPQEEVDMPVFFYIDPDFAEDPKMAKVDLITLSYTFFEAKEGQKLPLPGYQ, encoded by the exons ATGGCGCTGTgcgggccgggctgggcccgCTGCGCCCGCGGGCTGCGGCTCGGGGCGCTCCCCCGGTGCGGGCTCTGGGGGACCCGCGGCGTGCGGAGCTCCAACCCCTTCACccggcagcaggaggaggagtggCGGCGGCGGAACCGCTCTGCCGTGGGCTACATCGCGGCGGCCGCCGTGGGCATGGTGGGGCTGTCGTACGCGGCCGTGCCGCTCTACCGCCTCTACTGCCAG GCCACGGGGCTCGGCGGGACCACGGGCGAGGGGAGCAGCGCGGAGCGGATCGAGAGCATGGAGCCGGTGCGGGACAGGGTCATCAGGGTCACGTTCAACGCCGACGTGCACTCCAGCATCCAGTGGAACTTCCAGCCGCAGCAGAGAGAGATCTAC GTGGTACCAGGAGAGACTGCACTGGCATTTTATAAAGCGAAAAATCCTACTGACAAACCAATAATTGGCATCTCCACCTACAACGTGATCCCCTTTGAAGCAGGACAGTATTTCAATAAAATACAA tgtttttgttttgaagagCAGAGGCTGAATCCTCAAGAGGAAGTGGACATGCCTGTCTTTTTCTACATTGATCCAGATTTTGCAGAGGACCCTAAAATGGCTAAAGTTGATTTGATCACCCTCTCTTACACCTTCTTTGAAGCAAAGGAAGGACAGAAGTTGCCACTTCCTGGATATCAGTAA
- the STXBP4 gene encoding syntaxin-binding protein 4 isoform X2: protein MSSTDPLINTEKKTIMGPHGINRAVHRISFSDCQNGLGVKIIGGYRAQTAEDYGIFIKRILPGGVAAVDSRLLTGDLILDVNGENLIGVTNERAVDILRTASASNHMSLLVARDEEAKKEFHDLMDKYGSHSDNNSARSSPTHLLAAKSTESLSSGSSSRSQSPQLHLKENATTSSRNNSVPAPSPKPAKDSAFQIISVCKGTSLGLNIVGGINRNEGPLVYIQEIIPGGDCHKDGRLKPGDQLVSINKESMIGVSYEEAKSIINRTKMRLENFWEIAFIRQKNIPSYPENLQRPFSLLTSSVAYGEQQALPSSNGKLVSTFTPDAMETGVKMGEQSPVTPPDNSPADVSATALAPSQNDDYEPRGRNSSIRLKTEKLERALNYLGIQLTDEQQLALRQQLQKDSKGTVSFGDFIEVSRNLFSNTADDGHKSVTFGGSEVSSLQDPQFVTCNSLEDDVERLKKERNEALKEISKLKEELSESVNAQKQLTEQLQAVKQEAKAAVEETRALRSRIHLAEAAQRQARGMEMDYEEVIRLLEAEIGELKAQLADHSGQNKDNIQDLRKRVTVLDCQLRKSESARKTFEVATEKLLQFVEVVHEILSDNSTSSTVLSDGRATLSTKALLARLGRVGPAATTALAAEARDLAKSVRAILEVDCLPYGWEEAYTADGIKYFINHVTQTTSWIHPVTSALSLLCSEEEEDGMRDLPGSKS, encoded by the exons ATGTCCAGTACAGATCCCCtaataaatacagagaaaaa GACTATTATGGGCCCTCATGGAATCAATCGAGCTGTTCACCGCATTTCCTTCTCCGACTGTCAGAATGGATTAG gagTTAAAATTATTGGAGGTTATCGGGCACAAACAGCAGAAGATTATGGGATTTTTATAAAGAGAATTCTACCTGGAGGGGTTGCTGCTGTAGATA GCCGTTTGCTCACTGGTGACCTCATTTTGGATGTCAATGGAGAAAACTTGATTGGAGTAACAAATGAAAG GGCTGTTGACATCCTGAGAACAGCATCAGCATCTAATCACATGTCTCTGCTCGTTGCAAGAGATGAAGAAGCAAA GAAAGAATTCCATGACCTGATGGATAAGTATGGCTCTCACAGTGACAACAACTCTGCAAGAAGTTCTCCAACACATCTGTTGGCTG CAAAATCTACAGAGAGCCTTTCCTCTGGGTCATCCTCAAGGTCACAGAGTCCTCAGTTGCATCTGAAGGAAAACGCCACTACCAGCAGCAGAAATAATTCTGTCCCAGCACCATCCCCAAAGCCTGCAAA GGATAGTGCATTTCAGATTATCTCTGTTTGCAAAGGAACAAGCCTAGGTTTGAATATTGTGGGAGGAATTAACAGAAATGAAGGGCCTTTGGTATATATTCAAGAAATTATCCCTGGTGGTGATTGTCATAAG GATGGACGATTGAAGCCTGGAGATCAACTTGTGTCCATCAACAAGGAGTCCATGATTGGTGTCTCCTATGAAGAGGCAAAAAGTATAATCAACAGAACAAAGATGAG GTTGGAGAACTTCTGGGAGATAGCTTTTATTAGGcaaaaaaatattcccagtTATCCAGAGAATCTGCAGCGTCCTTTCAGCCTCTTGACATCTTCTGTAGCTTATGGAGAGCAACAGGCTCTGCCATCCTCTAATGGGAAGCTGGTTTCAACATTCACTCCAGATGCT aTGGAAACTGGAGTCAAGATGGGAGAGCAATCTCCAGTAACTCCTCCAGACAACAGTCCTGCTGATGTGTCTGCCACGG ctCTTGCCCCCAGCCAGAATGATGATTATGAGCCTCGAGGAAGGAACTCGTCTATTCgtctcaaaacagaaaaactggaGAGG gcATTGAATTATCTTGGGATTCAGCTCACAGATGAACAGCAGCTAGCCCTCAGGCAGCAACTTCAGAAAGATTCTAAAGGAACAGTGTCTTTTGGAG ATTTCATTGAAGTTTCAAGGAATCTGTTCTCAAATACAGCAGATGATGGCCACAAATCTGTCACATTTGGGGGCAGTGAAGTTTCCAGCTTACAGGATCCACAG TTTGTAACCTGTAATTCTTTGGAGGATGACGTGGAAAGacttaagaaagaaagaaatgaagctttaaaagaaattagtaaATTAAAG gaagaATTGTCTGAATCTGTGAATGCACAGAAACAGTTAACAGAGCAGCTACAAGCAGTCAAGCAA GAAGCCAAGGCAGCCGTGGAGGAGACGAGAGCCCTGCGGAGCCGGATCCATCTCGCCGAGGCTGCACAGAGGCAGGCCCGGGGGATGGAGATGGACTATGAGGAAGTGATTCGCCTGCTGGAAGCTGAAATTGGAGAGCTGAAGGCTCAGCTCGCCGATCACTCCGGCCAAAATAAA GATAACATTCAAGACTTGAGAAAGAGAGTTACAGTGCTTGACTGCCAGCTGAGGAAATCAGAATCAGCAAGGAAGACCTTTGAGGTGGCTACTGAAAAATTGCTACAATTTGTAGAG GTTGTGCATGAAATACTTTCAGATAACTCTACTTCCTCAACAGTTTTAAG TGACGGGAGAGCAACACTGTCCACCAAAGCACTTCTCGCTCGGCTGGGAAGGGTCGGACCCGCCGCCACCACGGCTCTCGCAGCAGAAGCCAGAGACCTTGCCAAGTCTGTCCGTGCCATCTTGGAAGTAGATT
- the STXBP4 gene encoding syntaxin-binding protein 4 isoform X5 produces the protein MSLLSPGAEDEPERFDGLSLLYWTIMGPHGINRAVHRISFSDCQNGLGVKIIGGYRAQTAEDYGIFIKRILPGGVAAVDSRLLTGDLILDVNGENLIGVTNERAVDILRTASASNHMSLLVARDEEAKKEFHDLMDKYGSHSDNNSARSSPTHLLAAKSTESLSSGSSSRSQSPQLHLKENATTSSRNNSVPAPSPKPAKDSAFQIISVCKGTSLGLNIVGGINRNEGPLVYIQEIIPGGDCHKDGRLKPGDQLVSINKESMIGVSYEEAKSIINRTKMRLENFWEIAFIRQKNIPSYPENLQRPFSLLTSSVAYGEQQALPSSNGKLVSTFTPDAMETGVKMGEQSPVTPPDNSPADVSATALAPSQNDDYEPRGRNSSIRLKTEKLERALNYLGIQLTDEQQLALRQQLQKDSKGTVSFGDFIEVSRNLFSNTADDGHKSVTFGGSEVSSLQDPQFVTCNSLEDDVERLKKERNEALKEISKLKEELSESVNAQKQLTEQLQAVKQEAKAAVEETRALRSRIHLAEAAQRQARGMEMDYEEVIRLLEAEIGELKAQLADHSGQNKDNIQDLRKRVTVLDCQLRKSESARKTFEVATEKLLQFVE, from the exons ATGTCCTTACTCTCACCGGGGGCCGAAGATGAACCAGAGCGCTTTGATGGGCTTTCTCTCTTGTACTG GACTATTATGGGCCCTCATGGAATCAATCGAGCTGTTCACCGCATTTCCTTCTCCGACTGTCAGAATGGATTAG gagTTAAAATTATTGGAGGTTATCGGGCACAAACAGCAGAAGATTATGGGATTTTTATAAAGAGAATTCTACCTGGAGGGGTTGCTGCTGTAGATA GCCGTTTGCTCACTGGTGACCTCATTTTGGATGTCAATGGAGAAAACTTGATTGGAGTAACAAATGAAAG GGCTGTTGACATCCTGAGAACAGCATCAGCATCTAATCACATGTCTCTGCTCGTTGCAAGAGATGAAGAAGCAAA GAAAGAATTCCATGACCTGATGGATAAGTATGGCTCTCACAGTGACAACAACTCTGCAAGAAGTTCTCCAACACATCTGTTGGCTG CAAAATCTACAGAGAGCCTTTCCTCTGGGTCATCCTCAAGGTCACAGAGTCCTCAGTTGCATCTGAAGGAAAACGCCACTACCAGCAGCAGAAATAATTCTGTCCCAGCACCATCCCCAAAGCCTGCAAA GGATAGTGCATTTCAGATTATCTCTGTTTGCAAAGGAACAAGCCTAGGTTTGAATATTGTGGGAGGAATTAACAGAAATGAAGGGCCTTTGGTATATATTCAAGAAATTATCCCTGGTGGTGATTGTCATAAG GATGGACGATTGAAGCCTGGAGATCAACTTGTGTCCATCAACAAGGAGTCCATGATTGGTGTCTCCTATGAAGAGGCAAAAAGTATAATCAACAGAACAAAGATGAG GTTGGAGAACTTCTGGGAGATAGCTTTTATTAGGcaaaaaaatattcccagtTATCCAGAGAATCTGCAGCGTCCTTTCAGCCTCTTGACATCTTCTGTAGCTTATGGAGAGCAACAGGCTCTGCCATCCTCTAATGGGAAGCTGGTTTCAACATTCACTCCAGATGCT aTGGAAACTGGAGTCAAGATGGGAGAGCAATCTCCAGTAACTCCTCCAGACAACAGTCCTGCTGATGTGTCTGCCACGG ctCTTGCCCCCAGCCAGAATGATGATTATGAGCCTCGAGGAAGGAACTCGTCTATTCgtctcaaaacagaaaaactggaGAGG gcATTGAATTATCTTGGGATTCAGCTCACAGATGAACAGCAGCTAGCCCTCAGGCAGCAACTTCAGAAAGATTCTAAAGGAACAGTGTCTTTTGGAG ATTTCATTGAAGTTTCAAGGAATCTGTTCTCAAATACAGCAGATGATGGCCACAAATCTGTCACATTTGGGGGCAGTGAAGTTTCCAGCTTACAGGATCCACAG TTTGTAACCTGTAATTCTTTGGAGGATGACGTGGAAAGacttaagaaagaaagaaatgaagctttaaaagaaattagtaaATTAAAG gaagaATTGTCTGAATCTGTGAATGCACAGAAACAGTTAACAGAGCAGCTACAAGCAGTCAAGCAA GAAGCCAAGGCAGCCGTGGAGGAGACGAGAGCCCTGCGGAGCCGGATCCATCTCGCCGAGGCTGCACAGAGGCAGGCCCGGGGGATGGAGATGGACTATGAGGAAGTGATTCGCCTGCTGGAAGCTGAAATTGGAGAGCTGAAGGCTCAGCTCGCCGATCACTCCGGCCAAAATAAA GATAACATTCAAGACTTGAGAAAGAGAGTTACAGTGCTTGACTGCCAGCTGAGGAAATCAGAATCAGCAAGGAAGACCTTTGAGGTGGCTACTGAAAAATTGCTACAATTTGTAGAG TGA
- the STXBP4 gene encoding syntaxin-binding protein 4 isoform X4, translated as MSLLSPGAEDEPERFDGLSLLYWTIMGPHGINRAVHRISFSDCQNGLGVKIIGGYRAQTAEDYGIFIKRILPGGVAAVDSRLLTGDLILDVNGENLIGVTNERAVDILRTASASNHMSLLVARDEEAKKEFHDLMDKYGSHSDNNSARSSPTHLLAAKSTESLSSGSSSRSQSPQLHLKENATTSSRNNSVPAPSPKPAKDSAFQIISVCKGTSLGLNIVGGINRNEGPLVYIQEIIPGGDCHKDGRLKPGDQLVSINKESMIGVSYEEAKSIINRTKMRLENFWEIAFIRQKNIPSYPENLQRPFSLLTSSVAYGEQQALPSSNGKLVSTFTPDAMETGVKMGEQSPVTPPDNSPADVSATALAPSQNDDYEPRGRNSSIRLKTEKLERALNYLGIQLTDEQQLALRQQLQKDSKGTVSFGDFIEVSRNLFSNTADDGHKSVTFGGSEVSSLQDPQFVTCNSLEDDVERLKKERNEALKEISKLKEELSESVNAQKQLTEQLQAVKQEAKAAVEETRALRSRIHLAEAAQRQARGMEMDYEEVIRLLEAEIGELKAQLADHSGQNKDNIQDLRKRVTVLDCQLRKSESARKTFEVATEKLLQFVEVVHEILSDNSTSSTVLSDGRATLSTKALLARLGRVGPAATTALAAEARDLAKSVRAILEVDCESALWMGRGLYS; from the exons ATGTCCTTACTCTCACCGGGGGCCGAAGATGAACCAGAGCGCTTTGATGGGCTTTCTCTCTTGTACTG GACTATTATGGGCCCTCATGGAATCAATCGAGCTGTTCACCGCATTTCCTTCTCCGACTGTCAGAATGGATTAG gagTTAAAATTATTGGAGGTTATCGGGCACAAACAGCAGAAGATTATGGGATTTTTATAAAGAGAATTCTACCTGGAGGGGTTGCTGCTGTAGATA GCCGTTTGCTCACTGGTGACCTCATTTTGGATGTCAATGGAGAAAACTTGATTGGAGTAACAAATGAAAG GGCTGTTGACATCCTGAGAACAGCATCAGCATCTAATCACATGTCTCTGCTCGTTGCAAGAGATGAAGAAGCAAA GAAAGAATTCCATGACCTGATGGATAAGTATGGCTCTCACAGTGACAACAACTCTGCAAGAAGTTCTCCAACACATCTGTTGGCTG CAAAATCTACAGAGAGCCTTTCCTCTGGGTCATCCTCAAGGTCACAGAGTCCTCAGTTGCATCTGAAGGAAAACGCCACTACCAGCAGCAGAAATAATTCTGTCCCAGCACCATCCCCAAAGCCTGCAAA GGATAGTGCATTTCAGATTATCTCTGTTTGCAAAGGAACAAGCCTAGGTTTGAATATTGTGGGAGGAATTAACAGAAATGAAGGGCCTTTGGTATATATTCAAGAAATTATCCCTGGTGGTGATTGTCATAAG GATGGACGATTGAAGCCTGGAGATCAACTTGTGTCCATCAACAAGGAGTCCATGATTGGTGTCTCCTATGAAGAGGCAAAAAGTATAATCAACAGAACAAAGATGAG GTTGGAGAACTTCTGGGAGATAGCTTTTATTAGGcaaaaaaatattcccagtTATCCAGAGAATCTGCAGCGTCCTTTCAGCCTCTTGACATCTTCTGTAGCTTATGGAGAGCAACAGGCTCTGCCATCCTCTAATGGGAAGCTGGTTTCAACATTCACTCCAGATGCT aTGGAAACTGGAGTCAAGATGGGAGAGCAATCTCCAGTAACTCCTCCAGACAACAGTCCTGCTGATGTGTCTGCCACGG ctCTTGCCCCCAGCCAGAATGATGATTATGAGCCTCGAGGAAGGAACTCGTCTATTCgtctcaaaacagaaaaactggaGAGG gcATTGAATTATCTTGGGATTCAGCTCACAGATGAACAGCAGCTAGCCCTCAGGCAGCAACTTCAGAAAGATTCTAAAGGAACAGTGTCTTTTGGAG ATTTCATTGAAGTTTCAAGGAATCTGTTCTCAAATACAGCAGATGATGGCCACAAATCTGTCACATTTGGGGGCAGTGAAGTTTCCAGCTTACAGGATCCACAG TTTGTAACCTGTAATTCTTTGGAGGATGACGTGGAAAGacttaagaaagaaagaaatgaagctttaaaagaaattagtaaATTAAAG gaagaATTGTCTGAATCTGTGAATGCACAGAAACAGTTAACAGAGCAGCTACAAGCAGTCAAGCAA GAAGCCAAGGCAGCCGTGGAGGAGACGAGAGCCCTGCGGAGCCGGATCCATCTCGCCGAGGCTGCACAGAGGCAGGCCCGGGGGATGGAGATGGACTATGAGGAAGTGATTCGCCTGCTGGAAGCTGAAATTGGAGAGCTGAAGGCTCAGCTCGCCGATCACTCCGGCCAAAATAAA GATAACATTCAAGACTTGAGAAAGAGAGTTACAGTGCTTGACTGCCAGCTGAGGAAATCAGAATCAGCAAGGAAGACCTTTGAGGTGGCTACTGAAAAATTGCTACAATTTGTAGAG GTTGTGCATGAAATACTTTCAGATAACTCTACTTCCTCAACAGTTTTAAG TGACGGGAGAGCAACACTGTCCACCAAAGCACTTCTCGCTCGGCTGGGAAGGGTCGGACCCGCCGCCACCACGGCTCTCGCAGCAGAAGCCAGAGACCTTGCCAAGTCTGTCCGTGCCATCTTGGAAGTAGATTGTGA
- the STXBP4 gene encoding syntaxin-binding protein 4 isoform X1, with protein sequence MSLLSPGAEDEPERFDGLSLLYWTIMGPHGINRAVHRISFSDCQNGLGVKIIGGYRAQTAEDYGIFIKRILPGGVAAVDSRLLTGDLILDVNGENLIGVTNERAVDILRTASASNHMSLLVARDEEAKKEFHDLMDKYGSHSDNNSARSSPTHLLAAKSTESLSSGSSSRSQSPQLHLKENATTSSRNNSVPAPSPKPAKDSAFQIISVCKGTSLGLNIVGGINRNEGPLVYIQEIIPGGDCHKDGRLKPGDQLVSINKESMIGVSYEEAKSIINRTKMRLENFWEIAFIRQKNIPSYPENLQRPFSLLTSSVAYGEQQALPSSNGKLVSTFTPDAMETGVKMGEQSPVTPPDNSPADVSATALAPSQNDDYEPRGRNSSIRLKTEKLERALNYLGIQLTDEQQLALRQQLQKDSKGTVSFGDFIEVSRNLFSNTADDGHKSVTFGGSEVSSLQDPQFVTCNSLEDDVERLKKERNEALKEISKLKEELSESVNAQKQLTEQLQAVKQEAKAAVEETRALRSRIHLAEAAQRQARGMEMDYEEVIRLLEAEIGELKAQLADHSGQNKDNIQDLRKRVTVLDCQLRKSESARKTFEVATEKLLQFVEVVHEILSDNSTSSTVLSDGRATLSTKALLARLGRVGPAATTALAAEARDLAKSVRAILEVDCLPYGWEEAYTADGIKYFINHVTQTTSWIHPVTSALSLLCSEEEEDGMRDLPGSKS encoded by the exons ATGTCCTTACTCTCACCGGGGGCCGAAGATGAACCAGAGCGCTTTGATGGGCTTTCTCTCTTGTACTG GACTATTATGGGCCCTCATGGAATCAATCGAGCTGTTCACCGCATTTCCTTCTCCGACTGTCAGAATGGATTAG gagTTAAAATTATTGGAGGTTATCGGGCACAAACAGCAGAAGATTATGGGATTTTTATAAAGAGAATTCTACCTGGAGGGGTTGCTGCTGTAGATA GCCGTTTGCTCACTGGTGACCTCATTTTGGATGTCAATGGAGAAAACTTGATTGGAGTAACAAATGAAAG GGCTGTTGACATCCTGAGAACAGCATCAGCATCTAATCACATGTCTCTGCTCGTTGCAAGAGATGAAGAAGCAAA GAAAGAATTCCATGACCTGATGGATAAGTATGGCTCTCACAGTGACAACAACTCTGCAAGAAGTTCTCCAACACATCTGTTGGCTG CAAAATCTACAGAGAGCCTTTCCTCTGGGTCATCCTCAAGGTCACAGAGTCCTCAGTTGCATCTGAAGGAAAACGCCACTACCAGCAGCAGAAATAATTCTGTCCCAGCACCATCCCCAAAGCCTGCAAA GGATAGTGCATTTCAGATTATCTCTGTTTGCAAAGGAACAAGCCTAGGTTTGAATATTGTGGGAGGAATTAACAGAAATGAAGGGCCTTTGGTATATATTCAAGAAATTATCCCTGGTGGTGATTGTCATAAG GATGGACGATTGAAGCCTGGAGATCAACTTGTGTCCATCAACAAGGAGTCCATGATTGGTGTCTCCTATGAAGAGGCAAAAAGTATAATCAACAGAACAAAGATGAG GTTGGAGAACTTCTGGGAGATAGCTTTTATTAGGcaaaaaaatattcccagtTATCCAGAGAATCTGCAGCGTCCTTTCAGCCTCTTGACATCTTCTGTAGCTTATGGAGAGCAACAGGCTCTGCCATCCTCTAATGGGAAGCTGGTTTCAACATTCACTCCAGATGCT aTGGAAACTGGAGTCAAGATGGGAGAGCAATCTCCAGTAACTCCTCCAGACAACAGTCCTGCTGATGTGTCTGCCACGG ctCTTGCCCCCAGCCAGAATGATGATTATGAGCCTCGAGGAAGGAACTCGTCTATTCgtctcaaaacagaaaaactggaGAGG gcATTGAATTATCTTGGGATTCAGCTCACAGATGAACAGCAGCTAGCCCTCAGGCAGCAACTTCAGAAAGATTCTAAAGGAACAGTGTCTTTTGGAG ATTTCATTGAAGTTTCAAGGAATCTGTTCTCAAATACAGCAGATGATGGCCACAAATCTGTCACATTTGGGGGCAGTGAAGTTTCCAGCTTACAGGATCCACAG TTTGTAACCTGTAATTCTTTGGAGGATGACGTGGAAAGacttaagaaagaaagaaatgaagctttaaaagaaattagtaaATTAAAG gaagaATTGTCTGAATCTGTGAATGCACAGAAACAGTTAACAGAGCAGCTACAAGCAGTCAAGCAA GAAGCCAAGGCAGCCGTGGAGGAGACGAGAGCCCTGCGGAGCCGGATCCATCTCGCCGAGGCTGCACAGAGGCAGGCCCGGGGGATGGAGATGGACTATGAGGAAGTGATTCGCCTGCTGGAAGCTGAAATTGGAGAGCTGAAGGCTCAGCTCGCCGATCACTCCGGCCAAAATAAA GATAACATTCAAGACTTGAGAAAGAGAGTTACAGTGCTTGACTGCCAGCTGAGGAAATCAGAATCAGCAAGGAAGACCTTTGAGGTGGCTACTGAAAAATTGCTACAATTTGTAGAG GTTGTGCATGAAATACTTTCAGATAACTCTACTTCCTCAACAGTTTTAAG TGACGGGAGAGCAACACTGTCCACCAAAGCACTTCTCGCTCGGCTGGGAAGGGTCGGACCCGCCGCCACCACGGCTCTCGCAGCAGAAGCCAGAGACCTTGCCAAGTCTGTCCGTGCCATCTTGGAAGTAGATT
- the STXBP4 gene encoding syntaxin-binding protein 4 isoform X3 — translation MSLLSPGAEDEPERFDGLSLLYWTIMGPHGINRAVHRISFSDCQNGLGVKIIGGYRAQTAEDYGIFIKRILPGGVAAVDSRLLTGDLILDVNGENLIGVTNERAVDILRTASASNHMSLLVARDEEAKKEFHDLMDKYGSHSDNNSARSSPTHLLAAKSTESLSSGSSSRSQSPQLHLKENATTSSRNNSVPAPSPKPAKDSAFQIISVCKGTSLGLNIVGGINRNEGPLVYIQEIIPGGDCHKDGRLKPGDQLVSINKESMIGVSYEEAKSIINRTKMRLENFWEIAFIRQKNIPSYPENLQRPFSLLTSSVAYGEQQALPSSNGKLVSTFTPDAMETGVKMGEQSPVTPPDNSPADVSATALAPSQNDDYEPRGRNSSIRLKTEKLERALNYLGIQLTDEQQLALRQQLQKDSKGTVSFGADDGHKSVTFGGSEVSSLQDPQFVTCNSLEDDVERLKKERNEALKEISKLKEELSESVNAQKQLTEQLQAVKQEAKAAVEETRALRSRIHLAEAAQRQARGMEMDYEEVIRLLEAEIGELKAQLADHSGQNKDNIQDLRKRVTVLDCQLRKSESARKTFEVATEKLLQFVEVVHEILSDNSTSSTVLSDGRATLSTKALLARLGRVGPAATTALAAEARDLAKSVRAILEVDCLPYGWEEAYTADGIKYFINHVTQTTSWIHPVTSALSLLCSEEEEDGMRDLPGSKS, via the exons ATGTCCTTACTCTCACCGGGGGCCGAAGATGAACCAGAGCGCTTTGATGGGCTTTCTCTCTTGTACTG GACTATTATGGGCCCTCATGGAATCAATCGAGCTGTTCACCGCATTTCCTTCTCCGACTGTCAGAATGGATTAG gagTTAAAATTATTGGAGGTTATCGGGCACAAACAGCAGAAGATTATGGGATTTTTATAAAGAGAATTCTACCTGGAGGGGTTGCTGCTGTAGATA GCCGTTTGCTCACTGGTGACCTCATTTTGGATGTCAATGGAGAAAACTTGATTGGAGTAACAAATGAAAG GGCTGTTGACATCCTGAGAACAGCATCAGCATCTAATCACATGTCTCTGCTCGTTGCAAGAGATGAAGAAGCAAA GAAAGAATTCCATGACCTGATGGATAAGTATGGCTCTCACAGTGACAACAACTCTGCAAGAAGTTCTCCAACACATCTGTTGGCTG CAAAATCTACAGAGAGCCTTTCCTCTGGGTCATCCTCAAGGTCACAGAGTCCTCAGTTGCATCTGAAGGAAAACGCCACTACCAGCAGCAGAAATAATTCTGTCCCAGCACCATCCCCAAAGCCTGCAAA GGATAGTGCATTTCAGATTATCTCTGTTTGCAAAGGAACAAGCCTAGGTTTGAATATTGTGGGAGGAATTAACAGAAATGAAGGGCCTTTGGTATATATTCAAGAAATTATCCCTGGTGGTGATTGTCATAAG GATGGACGATTGAAGCCTGGAGATCAACTTGTGTCCATCAACAAGGAGTCCATGATTGGTGTCTCCTATGAAGAGGCAAAAAGTATAATCAACAGAACAAAGATGAG GTTGGAGAACTTCTGGGAGATAGCTTTTATTAGGcaaaaaaatattcccagtTATCCAGAGAATCTGCAGCGTCCTTTCAGCCTCTTGACATCTTCTGTAGCTTATGGAGAGCAACAGGCTCTGCCATCCTCTAATGGGAAGCTGGTTTCAACATTCACTCCAGATGCT aTGGAAACTGGAGTCAAGATGGGAGAGCAATCTCCAGTAACTCCTCCAGACAACAGTCCTGCTGATGTGTCTGCCACGG ctCTTGCCCCCAGCCAGAATGATGATTATGAGCCTCGAGGAAGGAACTCGTCTATTCgtctcaaaacagaaaaactggaGAGG gcATTGAATTATCTTGGGATTCAGCTCACAGATGAACAGCAGCTAGCCCTCAGGCAGCAACTTCAGAAAGATTCTAAAGGAACAGTGTCTTTTGGAG CAGATGATGGCCACAAATCTGTCACATTTGGGGGCAGTGAAGTTTCCAGCTTACAGGATCCACAG TTTGTAACCTGTAATTCTTTGGAGGATGACGTGGAAAGacttaagaaagaaagaaatgaagctttaaaagaaattagtaaATTAAAG gaagaATTGTCTGAATCTGTGAATGCACAGAAACAGTTAACAGAGCAGCTACAAGCAGTCAAGCAA GAAGCCAAGGCAGCCGTGGAGGAGACGAGAGCCCTGCGGAGCCGGATCCATCTCGCCGAGGCTGCACAGAGGCAGGCCCGGGGGATGGAGATGGACTATGAGGAAGTGATTCGCCTGCTGGAAGCTGAAATTGGAGAGCTGAAGGCTCAGCTCGCCGATCACTCCGGCCAAAATAAA GATAACATTCAAGACTTGAGAAAGAGAGTTACAGTGCTTGACTGCCAGCTGAGGAAATCAGAATCAGCAAGGAAGACCTTTGAGGTGGCTACTGAAAAATTGCTACAATTTGTAGAG GTTGTGCATGAAATACTTTCAGATAACTCTACTTCCTCAACAGTTTTAAG TGACGGGAGAGCAACACTGTCCACCAAAGCACTTCTCGCTCGGCTGGGAAGGGTCGGACCCGCCGCCACCACGGCTCTCGCAGCAGAAGCCAGAGACCTTGCCAAGTCTGTCCGTGCCATCTTGGAAGTAGATT